One window of Microcoleus vaginatus PCC 9802 genomic DNA carries:
- the rodA gene encoding rod shape-determining protein RodA, with amino-acid sequence MLQRIQLRNRWKFIFKPWEEADPWLFAACISLTIFGGIMIHSVEINQGLINWWRHWVTGGVGLFLAIIISRCRYQILIEWKWPIYILINLSLIAVRFIGTTGLGAQRWINIGGFYLQPSEFAKVGMIVTLAALLHEKSVPTVRDMLRMLAIMAVPWGLIFAEPNLGTSLVFGAITMGMFYWGNVNPGWLILLFSPLISVLFNNLSTPIWIAWVVVAGIIAWRTLPWPWLGTFGTVLVNVVSGHLGHIFWNVLKDYQKMRLTGFLNPEKDPLGSGYHLIQSRIAIGAGELKGRGLFQGTQTQLNFIPEQHTDFIFSAIGEELGFIGCIGVLLVFWIICFRLVTIAQTANDNFGSLLAIGVLSMLIFQVFVNIGMNIGLAPVTGIPLPFLSYGNASLLSNFLGLGLVEAVASQRQRKKRWN; translated from the coding sequence ATGTTGCAGAGAATACAACTCAGAAACCGCTGGAAATTCATCTTCAAACCCTGGGAAGAAGCAGACCCTTGGCTGTTTGCCGCTTGCATCAGCCTCACCATCTTCGGCGGAATCATGATCCACAGCGTCGAAATTAACCAGGGACTCATCAACTGGTGGCGGCACTGGGTAACTGGGGGAGTCGGTTTGTTCCTCGCCATCATCATTTCCCGCTGTCGCTACCAAATACTGATTGAGTGGAAATGGCCGATTTACATATTAATCAATTTGTCGCTGATCGCAGTGCGTTTTATCGGTACTACAGGGCTCGGTGCCCAGCGGTGGATCAACATCGGCGGCTTCTACCTGCAACCCTCAGAATTTGCCAAAGTAGGCATGATTGTCACTTTAGCAGCTCTCCTGCACGAGAAGAGTGTCCCCACAGTCCGGGATATGTTGAGGATGCTGGCGATTATGGCTGTACCCTGGGGATTGATCTTTGCCGAACCAAATTTAGGTACTTCCCTAGTGTTCGGCGCGATCACAATGGGGATGTTTTACTGGGGAAATGTCAATCCCGGCTGGCTAATATTGCTATTCTCTCCTCTCATCTCAGTTCTCTTCAATAACTTGTCTACACCGATTTGGATAGCCTGGGTAGTTGTTGCGGGTATTATTGCTTGGCGAACCCTGCCTTGGCCCTGGTTGGGGACTTTCGGTACTGTGTTGGTGAACGTTGTTTCTGGACACCTCGGACATATTTTTTGGAATGTGCTCAAGGATTATCAAAAAATGCGCCTGACAGGGTTTTTAAACCCCGAGAAAGACCCTTTAGGTAGCGGATATCACTTGATTCAATCTCGGATTGCTATTGGCGCTGGGGAATTGAAGGGCCGCGGTTTGTTTCAGGGAACGCAAACTCAGCTTAACTTTATTCCCGAACAGCATACGGACTTTATCTTTTCAGCTATTGGCGAAGAATTGGGTTTTATTGGCTGTATTGGCGTGTTGTTGGTGTTCTGGATAATTTGTTTCCGGTTGGTGACGATCGCTCAAACTGCTAACGATAATTTTGGTTCTTTGCTGGCGATCGGCGTACTGTCAATGTTGATTTTTCAGGTGTTCGTAAATATTGGGATGAACATTGGCTTGGCTCCAGTTACGGGCATTCCCCTGCCTTTCCTAAGTTACGGGAATGCGTCGCTGCTGAGTAATTTTCTCGGCCTGGGACTGGTGGAGGCGGTGGCAAGCCAGCGACAGCGCAAGAAGCGTTGGAATTAG
- a CDS encoding tetratricopeptide repeat protein, which yields MEANRALDFTNSLLVARNLKTLDNLDSAIFREAWQGVQGRTYQQVADSEGYGVGTVKDAASNLWKRLSALFGDGEKVKRDNLQAVVERFWRSYSKLEPQSGQTVPAQVSLGLDAELEIENPNFLGRFGAIEDLNTLVAQGAKVIVIQSAGGIGKTTLARQYLKSQGFDRTIELLMAKETENITALESAIEEWLKQDFQEEPGPDFGVTLGRLKRQLQTHKVGVLIDNLEAALDGQGKFIEPHRLYVELLRVLADAAVQSVTLITSRDRLCDSDVTVEHYLLPGLEVEVWQQFFSCRNINIDDVALKEMHKVYGGNAKAMGIICGTIREDFDGDMAAYWLENSEHPLVETDLKNLVTSQFNRLLELDAEAYQLLCRLGCYRYQDVPTVPTDGLLCLLWDVPEAGRRQIIKSLLHRSLVESQKGEYWLHPAIREEAVDRLSPGDWETANRKAAEFWSESVENIETVEDALKAFEAYYHYVAISCFEQAASVILKKINIQFAKDYKLGRALYKLGFLQPIISATTRIVNNVTSDYYLSGLYSLLGICYRILGEINQAIECHQISEIKATKSLQIIAKSSEPENGKQANLEFWKVNAAINIGFCQIEMGELESAMEIFVKLKNSRDEIGINSYSINVGLAFLNSCVGAKKEAEELAEKLYADRENSHLVGTGYKLVFLAATYQNLGETEKALSLYRQAIAQADQNQYSTIKAKALSGIAALYREQGKVDQALQHHAEAIAILDQASAKLDRAEACYQLALTEQKLGNIEKSQENFERAIQLFSEMDASKQVEKVQLAATKKTEKIPN from the coding sequence ATGGAAGCCAATCGTGCACTGGATTTTACCAACTCGTTACTTGTGGCTCGAAACCTGAAAACTCTCGACAACCTTGACAGCGCGATCTTTCGCGAAGCTTGGCAAGGCGTGCAAGGCAGGACGTACCAACAGGTTGCAGATAGTGAAGGGTATGGAGTAGGGACTGTTAAGGATGCTGCCTCTAATTTGTGGAAGCGACTTTCAGCGCTGTTTGGAGATGGAGAAAAAGTCAAAAGAGACAACCTTCAGGCGGTTGTAGAGCGCTTTTGGCGCAGCTACTCGAAACTTGAACCGCAGTCGGGACAAACTGTTCCGGCCCAAGTATCTCTCGGACTTGATGCGGAGTTGGAAATCGAAAACCCGAACTTTTTGGGCCGCTTCGGGGCGATCGAAGATCTCAATACTCTTGTCGCCCAAGGTGCAAAAGTGATTGTCATCCAAAGTGCCGGCGGTATCGGCAAAACAACTTTGGCCCGACAGTATCTCAAATCTCAAGGGTTCGATCGAACCATTGAACTGTTGATGGCAAAAGAGACAGAGAACATCACAGCCTTGGAAAGCGCGATCGAAGAATGGCTCAAGCAAGACTTTCAGGAAGAACCAGGGCCAGACTTTGGCGTCACCCTGGGGCGGCTGAAGCGGCAGCTTCAGACTCACAAAGTCGGCGTATTGATTGACAATTTGGAAGCCGCACTCGACGGACAAGGTAAGTTTATTGAACCGCACCGGCTTTACGTGGAACTGTTGCGAGTTTTGGCTGACGCGGCGGTGCAGTCGGTAACGCTGATTACCAGTCGCGATCGGCTTTGCGATTCAGACGTAACCGTTGAACACTACTTGCTTCCGGGATTAGAGGTGGAAGTTTGGCAGCAATTTTTTAGCTGCCGCAACATCAATATAGATGATGTCGCCCTCAAGGAAATGCACAAAGTTTACGGCGGCAATGCCAAAGCAATGGGCATTATTTGCGGCACGATCCGAGAAGATTTTGACGGAGATATGGCGGCTTACTGGCTGGAAAACAGCGAACATCCGCTCGTTGAAACAGACTTAAAAAATTTAGTTACCAGTCAATTCAACCGCCTCCTCGAACTCGATGCCGAAGCCTATCAACTCCTCTGTCGCTTGGGCTGTTATCGGTATCAAGACGTGCCGACAGTCCCTACTGACGGACTTTTGTGTTTGCTCTGGGACGTGCCGGAAGCCGGACGGCGACAAATCATTAAATCGCTGTTGCACCGATCGCTAGTGGAGTCTCAGAAGGGGGAATACTGGCTGCATCCAGCAATTCGCGAAGAAGCGGTCGATCGGCTCTCGCCCGGAGACTGGGAGACTGCAAACCGCAAAGCAGCCGAGTTCTGGAGCGAGAGTGTTGAAAATATAGAGACTGTAGAAGATGCGCTGAAAGCTTTTGAAGCTTACTATCATTATGTGGCAATTAGCTGTTTCGAGCAGGCCGCGAGCGTCATCCTCAAAAAAATCAATATCCAGTTTGCCAAAGATTACAAGCTGGGTAGAGCACTCTACAAATTAGGTTTCTTGCAGCCAATAATTTCAGCCACTACTCGTATCGTCAACAATGTGACTTCTGATTATTATTTGAGCGGTTTATACAGTCTTTTAGGCATTTGTTACCGAATATTAGGTGAAATAAATCAAGCTATAGAATGCCATCAAATATCAGAAATAAAAGCCACTAAATCTTTGCAAATTATAGCGAAAAGCAGCGAACCTGAAAACGGCAAACAAGCAAATCTGGAATTTTGGAAGGTTAACGCTGCAATTAATATAGGTTTTTGTCAAATAGAAATGGGCGAATTAGAATCAGCTATGGAGATATTTGTCAAGCTGAAAAATTCGCGGGACGAAATCGGGATTAATAGCTATTCGATCAATGTCGGGTTAGCTTTCCTCAACTCCTGTGTCGGAGCAAAAAAAGAGGCGGAAGAGCTCGCCGAAAAACTTTATGCCGATCGGGAAAACAGTCATTTGGTGGGTACGGGATACAAGTTAGTTTTTCTCGCCGCCACCTATCAAAACCTGGGAGAGACAGAAAAAGCTTTGAGCTTGTACCGCCAAGCGATCGCCCAAGCCGACCAAAACCAGTACAGCACCATCAAAGCCAAAGCTCTCAGCGGTATAGCAGCGCTGTACCGAGAACAGGGAAAAGTTGACCAAGCCCTACAGCACCATGCAGAAGCAATAGCAATACTCGATCAAGCCAGCGCTAAATTAGACCGAGCCGAAGCTTGCTATCAACTAGCACTAACAGAACAAAAACTTGGTAACATCGAGAAAAGTCAAGAAAATTTTGAGCGCGCCATTCAACTGTTCAGCGAAATGGACGCTAGCAAACAAGTAGAAAAAGTACAGTTAGCCGCAACAAAAAAAACAGAAAAAATACCTAATTAA
- a CDS encoding VOC family protein codes for MKLKRLGHVAVCVQDIEKSAEFYRNLGMELVWKDADWAYLKAGEDGLALLSPSYDQAGPHFGFVFDDRAEMESAYEQLKADGVSVTHVHEHRDGTASFYGRDPDGNGFEYLYEPA; via the coding sequence ATGAAACTAAAACGATTGGGACACGTAGCCGTCTGCGTGCAAGACATAGAGAAGTCTGCTGAATTCTACCGCAACTTGGGTATGGAGTTAGTCTGGAAAGATGCAGACTGGGCTTATTTGAAAGCAGGAGAGGACGGATTGGCGCTGTTGAGTCCGAGTTACGACCAAGCAGGGCCGCATTTTGGGTTTGTATTTGACGATCGCGCCGAAATGGAATCCGCCTACGAACAACTCAAAGCCGATGGTGTTTCCGTCACCCACGTTCACGAACACCGCGACGGTACAGCATCTTTTTACGGCCGAGATCCAGATGGTAACGGTTTTGAGTATCTTTACGAACCGGCCTGA
- a CDS encoding recombinase family protein, translating to MVTNLHKLRTATEDSVWIVGSARSGKTTRLVEQFCIWSKTVKPLPTKVSGRSSSGRRRAGQTAPAILVLAANGDNRLELADRIAVATEGKYTFHSTTPFGFFEQEVLLFWPLLVQSLDLRAQFPLRLQPETELELATRLWRRELDEGILQQTGVSPNRMVRRTLDLLQLAAVSGTPREEIPSILEQGFAISGGSTNLWTSMGELLERWREWCLTRGLLTYGIVCELYWRYLLPDSSYQQHLASRYQAVIADDVDDYPAISRHLFDRMLDQGAAGAFSYNRDGGVRLGLGADTEYLARLEDRCQSVENLDAKAGLAPEIGDLAVSLAVNSEGFYPLGLSLPGSVRSLQTTSRAQLLRETAEIIVDAVQSQAVEPQEIAVIAPGMDAIARYSLTEILARDGIATVSLNDQRPLSTTPEIRALLTLLALVYPGLGRLVDRDGAAEMLVVLGSQKHRSLETEDSNSTFNLKSQIQNQQSIDQVRAGLIADHCFCPDIDRPQLLPITAFPRWDRLGHRAAGAYDQIVEWIEQQRSQQQERLLPSPIALLDRAIQKFLMNDRYLPYDRLAALRELMETASHYWEINGRMQRVEPTNGGDSETIARFIQLLRQGTVTANPFPVRPEGPAARAVTLANIFQYRSSRRAHKWHFWLDAGSPLWLSGGAATLFGAPLFLRSQLGRPWETEDETTADQQRLRRILLDLLSRCSLLYLCHSELSVSGQEQTGPLLPLINSSVSCQKSA from the coding sequence ATGGTAACAAATTTACATAAATTGAGAACTGCCACCGAGGATTCAGTTTGGATTGTCGGATCTGCCCGAAGTGGCAAAACCACTCGTTTAGTCGAGCAGTTCTGCATTTGGAGCAAAACTGTCAAGCCCTTGCCCACAAAAGTTTCAGGGCGATCAAGTTCCGGGCGGCGGCGGGCTGGACAAACTGCCCCAGCAATTTTAGTCTTAGCAGCTAACGGAGACAACCGGCTAGAATTGGCCGATCGCATCGCCGTCGCTACCGAAGGAAAATATACCTTTCACTCCACAACGCCCTTCGGTTTTTTTGAGCAGGAGGTATTGCTATTTTGGCCCCTGCTAGTTCAGTCGCTGGATTTGAGGGCTCAATTTCCCCTGCGACTGCAACCTGAAACAGAACTGGAACTTGCCACGAGACTCTGGCGTCGCGAACTAGACGAAGGCATTTTGCAACAAACAGGGGTAAGTCCAAACCGAATGGTGCGTCGAACACTAGACTTATTACAACTTGCTGCTGTCAGCGGTACGCCCAGAGAAGAGATTCCCAGCATTCTGGAACAGGGATTTGCTATCTCAGGCGGCTCGACCAACCTGTGGACTAGCATGGGAGAGTTGCTGGAAAGGTGGCGGGAATGGTGCTTGACGCGGGGGCTCCTGACTTACGGGATTGTTTGCGAACTCTACTGGCGCTATTTGTTGCCGGATAGTAGTTACCAGCAGCATTTGGCCTCTAGATACCAAGCTGTGATCGCAGACGATGTTGACGATTATCCGGCGATAAGTCGCCATTTGTTCGATCGAATGCTCGACCAAGGTGCAGCGGGGGCGTTCTCCTACAATCGGGATGGAGGAGTACGTTTGGGCTTGGGGGCTGACACGGAATACCTAGCCCGACTCGAAGACCGCTGTCAAAGCGTGGAAAATTTGGACGCAAAAGCCGGTTTAGCCCCAGAGATTGGAGATTTAGCGGTAAGTTTAGCAGTTAATTCTGAGGGTTTTTATCCTTTAGGCTTGAGTTTGCCCGGATCAGTTCGATCGCTCCAAACCACTTCCCGGGCTCAACTGCTGCGAGAAACCGCCGAAATCATCGTGGATGCGGTGCAGTCACAAGCCGTGGAACCGCAGGAAATCGCCGTAATTGCCCCCGGGATGGATGCGATCGCCCGTTACAGTTTAACGGAAATTCTTGCGCGAGATGGTATCGCCACCGTATCTCTCAACGATCAGCGTCCCCTCTCGACTACCCCAGAGATTCGAGCTTTACTCACTTTGTTAGCCTTAGTTTATCCGGGACTCGGCCGTTTAGTCGATCGAGACGGCGCCGCCGAAATGCTGGTAGTGTTGGGCAGCCAGAAACACCGTTCATTGGAAACAGAAGATTCCAACTCGACGTTCAATCTAAAATCTCAAATTCAAAATCAACAATCGATCGACCAAGTGAGAGCAGGTTTAATCGCCGATCACTGTTTTTGTCCCGATATCGATCGACCTCAATTGCTGCCAATTACAGCCTTTCCCCGGTGGGACAGACTGGGACACCGAGCAGCCGGGGCCTACGATCAGATTGTGGAGTGGATCGAACAACAGCGGTCGCAACAGCAAGAGCGGCTGTTGCCGAGTCCAATTGCCCTGCTCGATCGAGCAATCCAGAAATTTCTCATGAACGACAGATACCTCCCCTACGATCGGCTAGCAGCCCTGCGCGAGTTAATGGAAACCGCCAGCCACTACTGGGAAATCAACGGGCGAATGCAGCGCGTAGAACCAACAAACGGCGGCGACTCAGAAACGATCGCCCGGTTCATCCAGTTGTTGCGCCAAGGAACCGTCACCGCCAACCCCTTTCCAGTCCGTCCAGAAGGCCCAGCAGCCAGAGCCGTCACCCTCGCCAACATCTTTCAGTACCGCAGCAGCCGCCGCGCCCACAAATGGCACTTTTGGCTGGATGCCGGCTCGCCCCTGTGGCTGAGTGGTGGTGCGGCGACATTGTTTGGTGCTCCCTTATTTTTGCGATCGCAACTCGGGCGCCCCTGGGAAACCGAAGACGAAACGACTGCCGACCAACAGCGACTGCGGCGAATTCTGCTAGATTTGTTAAGTCGCTGTTCCCTGCTTTACCTTTGCCACAGCGAACTATCCGTCAGTGGACAAGAACAAACCGGGCCGCTTCTGCCCCTAATTAACAGCTCTGTTTCTTGTCAGAAGTCAGCATAA
- the pxcA gene encoding proton extrusion protein PcxA produces the protein MNTSPWNRIVKYLYSVHQWYRETPERALEQAYDAALAIKAIEDEHFGGQRISERSGDYGHSTLSYFKSELQKYLKVIQTRMVEFNASRSFLELPERVGAKPKTGHSTDHHPHGLHLNNKDRASLIFEKLEFIDGVIDKYINNSRSTAIVPVVSSVNVQAKSTTNSSYPPDQNKGSANSVKIHDGEVDTNYEEVNLLPRSLLGTLNRITKDLDPGAEKEVVKNFRNSKVKTIISLRFILLLILVPLLTNQISKNFLVGPIVDHFRGQENAPLFINVNLEEEAFQELERFEQHLKFERLIGTAPSLSLEETEKKIAEKAVELAEEYRAESGGAIKNIFSDLISCMAFAAIIVTNKKEIEILKSFMDDVIYGLSDSAKAFVIILFTDVFVGFHSPHGWEVVLEGVSRHLGLPENRQFIFLFIATFPVILDTVFKYWIFRYLNRSSPSAVATYKNMNE, from the coding sequence ATGAATACTTCTCCGTGGAACAGGATTGTAAAATATCTCTACAGCGTTCACCAATGGTATCGAGAAACCCCTGAGAGGGCGCTAGAACAGGCCTACGATGCTGCGTTAGCAATTAAGGCGATCGAAGACGAGCATTTTGGCGGTCAAAGAATTTCTGAGCGATCGGGAGATTACGGACACAGCACCCTGTCTTACTTTAAATCCGAACTGCAAAAATACCTCAAGGTCATCCAAACCAGAATGGTTGAGTTTAATGCTAGCCGTTCTTTTTTGGAACTGCCGGAGCGAGTGGGGGCAAAACCGAAAACGGGGCACAGCACGGATCATCACCCGCACGGATTACATCTCAACAATAAAGATAGAGCCTCCCTTATATTTGAGAAGCTAGAGTTTATTGATGGAGTCATCGACAAGTATATTAATAATAGTAGATCAACCGCAATTGTTCCGGTTGTCAGTTCAGTAAATGTGCAGGCAAAATCTACAACAAATAGCAGCTATCCACCTGACCAAAATAAAGGTTCAGCTAATTCTGTTAAAATTCACGATGGTGAGGTTGATACTAACTATGAAGAAGTAAATTTATTACCGCGCTCACTTTTGGGAACTTTGAATCGAATCACTAAAGATTTAGACCCGGGAGCTGAAAAAGAAGTAGTCAAGAATTTTCGCAATTCCAAAGTAAAAACTATTATTTCTCTCAGATTTATTTTGCTTTTGATTTTAGTTCCGCTGTTGACGAATCAAATCTCCAAAAACTTTCTAGTCGGACCGATAGTTGACCATTTTAGAGGCCAAGAAAATGCTCCACTTTTCATAAATGTTAACCTGGAAGAAGAAGCATTTCAAGAACTGGAGAGATTTGAGCAACACCTCAAATTTGAAAGGTTAATAGGCACTGCTCCGTCGCTTTCTTTAGAGGAAACGGAAAAGAAGATTGCCGAGAAAGCAGTTGAGCTAGCGGAGGAATACCGCGCTGAAAGTGGTGGAGCTATTAAAAATATTTTTTCTGATTTGATTTCCTGCATGGCCTTTGCCGCGATTATCGTCACTAACAAGAAAGAGATTGAGATTTTAAAGTCTTTCATGGATGATGTGATTTACGGGCTCAGCGACAGTGCTAAAGCTTTCGTAATTATTTTGTTTACGGATGTGTTTGTTGGATTCCACTCGCCTCATGGTTGGGAAGTAGTTCTCGAAGGTGTATCGAGGCATTTGGGACTGCCAGAAAATAGGCAGTTCATATTTTTGTTCATTGCAACGTTTCCAGTGATATTGGATACGGTATTTAAGTATTGGATATTCCGTTATTTAAACCGGAGTTCGCCTTCGGCTGTTGCTACTTACAAGAATATGAACGAATAA